Proteins encoded within one genomic window of Pongo pygmaeus isolate AG05252 chromosome 6, NHGRI_mPonPyg2-v2.0_pri, whole genome shotgun sequence:
- the STYXL1 gene encoding serine/threonine/tyrosine-interacting-like protein 1 isoform X4, which yields MMMMIQTLMVMAKGLNYFTFPPTVYLVPQAAIEYGRILTRLTHHPVYILKGGYERFSGMYHFLRTQKIIWMPQELDAFQPYPIEIVPGKIFIGNFNQACDPKIQKDLKIKAHVNVSMDTGPFFAGDADKLLHIRIEDSPEAQILPFLRHMCHFIEIHLYLGSVILIFSTQGISRSCAAIIAYLMHSNEQTLQRSWAYVKKCKNNMCPNRGLVSQLLEWEKTILGDSITNIMDPLY from the exons atgatgatgatgattcagACTCTGATGGTGATGGCAAAG gggctgaactactttacattcccaccaacagtat ATCTGGTACCTCAGGCAGCTATTGAGTATGGCAGGATCCTGACCCGCCTCACCCACCACCCCGTCTACATCCTGAAAGGGGGCTATGAACGCTTCTCAGGCATGTACCACTTCCTCCGGACACAGAAGATCATCTGGATGCCTCAG GAACTGGATGCATTTCAGCCATACCCCATTGAAATCGTGCCAGGGAAGATCTTCATCGGCAATTTCAATCAAGCCTGTGACCCCAAGATTCAGAAGGACTTGAAAATCAAAGCCCATGTCAATGTCTCCATGGATACAGGGCCCTT TTTTGCAGGCGATGCTGACAAGCTTCTGCACATCCGGATAGAAGATTCCCCGGAAGCCCAGATTCTTCCCTTCCTACGCCACATGTGTCACTTCATTG AAATTCACCTTTACCTTGGCTCTGTCATTCTGATCTTTTCCACCCAAGGTATCAGCCGCAGTTGTGCTGCCATCATAGCCTACCTCATGCATAGTAACGAGCAGACCTTGCAG AGGTCCTGGGCCTATGTCAAGAAGTGCAAAAACAACATGTGTCCAAATCGGGGATTGGTGAGTCAGCTGCTGGAATGGGAGAAGACTATCCTTGGAGATTCCATCACAAACATCATGGATCCGCTCTACTGA
- the STYXL1 gene encoding serine/threonine/tyrosine-interacting-like protein 1 isoform X6 encodes MMMMIQTLMVMAKELDAFQPYPIEIVPGKIFIGNFNQACDPKIQKDLKIKAHVNVSMDTGPFFAGDADKLLHIRIEDSPEAQILPFLRHMCHFIEIHLYLGSVILIFSTQGISRSCAAIIAYLMHSNEQTLQRSWAYVKKCKNNMCPNRGLVSQLLEWEKTILGDSITNIMDPLY; translated from the exons atgatgatgatgattcagACTCTGATGGTGATGGCAAAG GAACTGGATGCATTTCAGCCATACCCCATTGAAATCGTGCCAGGGAAGATCTTCATCGGCAATTTCAATCAAGCCTGTGACCCCAAGATTCAGAAGGACTTGAAAATCAAAGCCCATGTCAATGTCTCCATGGATACAGGGCCCTT TTTTGCAGGCGATGCTGACAAGCTTCTGCACATCCGGATAGAAGATTCCCCGGAAGCCCAGATTCTTCCCTTCCTACGCCACATGTGTCACTTCATTG AAATTCACCTTTACCTTGGCTCTGTCATTCTGATCTTTTCCACCCAAGGTATCAGCCGCAGTTGTGCTGCCATCATAGCCTACCTCATGCATAGTAACGAGCAGACCTTGCAG AGGTCCTGGGCCTATGTCAAGAAGTGCAAAAACAACATGTGTCCAAATCGGGGATTGGTGAGTCAGCTGCTGGAATGGGAGAAGACTATCCTTGGAGATTCCATCACAAACATCATGGATCCGCTCTACTGA